One Streptomyces sp. P9-A2 DNA window includes the following coding sequences:
- a CDS encoding ATP-binding cassette domain-containing protein — translation MPGAIYAEGLVKTFGDVKALDGVDLDVPEGTVLGLLGPNGAGKTTSVRCLTTLLRPDRGRAVVAGIDVLKHPDAVRRSIGLSGQFAAVDEYLTGRENLQMVGQLYQMRAKAAKARADELLEQFHLADAADRTAKTYSGGMRRRLDLAAALVVSPPVMFMDEPTTGLDPRNRQQLWEVIKQLVSGGTTLLLTTQYLEEADHLAHDIAVVDRGRVIAQGTSDQLKARTGGERVEVVVHEREHIQAASALLDRFSLRGSDQGDTKVEEHMRKITTPVSGGAKLLAEIIRELDIRGIEIDDIGLRRPTLDDVFLSLTGHVAEAGGEDGGPPGAGRGSAGQGSAGRGSAGQGSAGQGGAGQGHPHRKEAAK, via the coding sequence ATGCCAGGCGCCATCTATGCCGAAGGCCTGGTGAAGACCTTCGGCGACGTAAAGGCACTGGACGGTGTCGACCTCGATGTTCCCGAGGGCACCGTCCTGGGCCTGCTCGGGCCGAACGGCGCGGGCAAGACCACCTCCGTCCGCTGCCTGACCACCCTGCTGCGCCCCGACCGCGGAAGGGCGGTGGTCGCCGGTATCGATGTGCTCAAGCACCCTGACGCCGTGCGCCGCTCCATCGGCCTGTCCGGCCAGTTCGCGGCGGTCGACGAGTATCTGACCGGCCGCGAGAACCTGCAGATGGTCGGGCAGCTCTACCAGATGCGGGCCAAGGCGGCGAAGGCGCGCGCGGACGAACTGCTGGAGCAGTTCCACCTCGCGGACGCCGCCGACCGCACCGCGAAGACCTACTCCGGCGGCATGCGCCGACGGCTCGACCTCGCGGCGGCCCTCGTCGTCTCACCGCCCGTGATGTTCATGGACGAGCCGACCACCGGCCTAGATCCGCGCAACCGCCAGCAGCTGTGGGAGGTGATCAAACAACTCGTCTCCGGCGGTACGACGCTGCTGCTGACCACCCAGTACCTGGAGGAGGCCGACCACCTCGCGCACGACATCGCGGTGGTCGACCGGGGCCGGGTCATCGCCCAGGGCACCTCCGACCAGCTCAAGGCCCGCACCGGCGGGGAGCGCGTCGAGGTCGTGGTGCACGAGCGGGAGCACATCCAGGCCGCCTCCGCCCTCCTGGACAGGTTCAGCCTGCGCGGCTCGGACCAGGGTGACACCAAGGTCGAGGAGCACATGCGCAAGATCACCACACCGGTCTCCGGCGGCGCGAAGCTCCTGGCCGAGATCATCCGCGAACTCGACATCCGCGGCATCGAGATCGACGACATCGGTCTGCGCCGCCCGACCCTCGACGACGTCTTCCTCTCCCTCACCGGTCATGTCGCGGAGGCCGGGGGAGAGGACGGCGGGCCACCCGGCGCCGGACGGGGCAGCGCCGGACAGGGCAGCGCCGGACGGGGCAGCGCCGGACAGGGCAGCGCCGGACAGGGCGGCGCTGGACAGGGACATCCGCACAGGAAGGAGGCCGCCAAGTGA
- a CDS encoding ABC transporter permease, with protein MSAVTDAVRIAAPGNPLAQSIRDSLIVAKRNLIRMARIPEVVIFGLVQPIMFVVLFSYVFGGSMNIGGTTSPQVYREFLMAGIFAQTVTFATAGAGAGIAEDMHKGLIDRFRSLPMARGAVLTGRTLADLVQTALTLLVLAVVALLVGWRTHTGAGEVLAAFGLLLLTGYAFTWIGAVIGLSVRSPEAATSGGLVWLFPVTFVSNAFVDTDQMTPWLRHIAEWNPFSATVQACRELFGNPGVSTSDAWPMQHPVWASLIWSVLIILAFRTLAVRKYRSATA; from the coding sequence GTGAGCGCCGTCACCGACGCCGTGCGGATCGCGGCACCCGGAAACCCCCTCGCCCAGTCGATCCGGGACTCCCTGATCGTCGCCAAGCGCAACCTGATCAGGATGGCCAGGATTCCCGAAGTGGTCATCTTCGGGCTCGTCCAGCCGATCATGTTCGTGGTGCTGTTCTCCTACGTGTTCGGCGGGTCCATGAACATCGGGGGCACCACGAGCCCGCAGGTCTACCGCGAGTTCCTGATGGCCGGCATCTTCGCCCAGACCGTGACCTTCGCCACCGCCGGAGCCGGTGCGGGTATCGCGGAGGACATGCACAAGGGGCTCATCGACCGCTTCCGTTCCCTGCCCATGGCCCGCGGCGCGGTGCTCACCGGCCGTACCCTCGCCGACCTGGTGCAGACGGCGCTCACCCTGCTGGTGCTCGCCGTGGTCGCCCTGCTGGTCGGCTGGCGCACCCACACCGGCGCCGGCGAGGTGCTCGCCGCCTTCGGGCTGCTGCTGCTCACCGGATACGCGTTCACCTGGATCGGCGCGGTCATCGGCCTGTCGGTCCGCTCCCCGGAGGCGGCCACCTCCGGCGGCCTGGTGTGGCTCTTCCCGGTCACCTTCGTGTCGAACGCGTTCGTGGACACCGATCAGATGACCCCCTGGCTGCGTCACATCGCGGAGTGGAATCCGTTCAGTGCCACCGTCCAGGCCTGCAGGGAGCTCTTCGGCAACCCCGGAGTCTCCACCTCGGACGCCTGGCCCATGCAGCACCCGGTGTGGGCCTCGCTGATCTGGTCGGTCCTGATCATCCTCGCCTTCAGGACGCTCGCCGTACGCAAGTACCGTTCGGCGACGGCATGA